The nucleotide sequence CGCAGCTGTGCTGCGCTCGCaggggcgcggggggctcggggccgagCTTGGGGCCGTGCAGCGTCTTCTGGCCAAAAAGGGTCAAAGCAGGCTGCGagcacagcccccaggggaGCAGCTCGTGTTTCCGCACCTTCGACGGAAGATCATGGGGTTGGGGTGGGCAGGTGAGAGCTGagccccccacacacacacacaaatgcaccTGGGGATGCCCTGTGCCATGCAGCAGGTGTCTGCACCAGGAGGGCAGGATTGGCCCCGGCCGCTCACAGGCTTTGGGAAAACCTCCGCGTTTTCACCAGGGAACTGGTGGCTGCTTTTCCCGGCAGGGCCGatccccgcggggctggggtgGTCTCGTCACCCCCAGTACCTTCGCGCCGTGCGTGGGCCCGGGGACACAAGGGTGGCAGCGGGGCCGTGGGAACGGCAGCACAATTTCCTTCCATaaattaaaattagttttgaTCAGCTAAATATAGCAGCTGAGCAAGATGGTAAATGGCAACGTGCTTGAGAGAAGGAAGCGGGACGggctggggcactgggggagtGAAGGGCTGGCGGTTCCCCAACCTGCACCGGGGCTGATCCCTGCCACGGGGGCTCGAGGGGCTCGCTCGGGGATGCCCGGGGACATTCGGGGAGCATCGTCCCCCggagagctgcagcagtgtCCCAGCCCCACCGGCTTCCCAGGCCAGCTCTTGCCCCGTGGCCATGTCTTGGGGTCAGTGGGGACTGAGCTGGCCCAGGGCTGCACCCAATTTGGGGCGGATGCGAGGGTCCCGCTGGGAGCACGCTGATGCCAGCCATGGCTCTGTACCAGATTTCCATGGcaccaagccccccccccagcatcatCCCAGAGGGATTTTTGGGGTGTCCAGTGTGGGGGAACAACAAGAGTGACACTCCTGTGACACCCCCTGCAGTGGTAACGGGGCGTCGCAGAGGCCGATGCCCGGTGCCGGGCTGCAGCCGGGGCTGGCACCTTGCAGCGGGGCTGGGATCCGGGGTCCCTTGGCCCCTCGCTCTTCCCATCACTGCCTCACGTGGCACCAGGAGGTGGGTGGTTTCGCTTTGCTGTCTCCTCGTACAGCCACTTCCTGACCTGCGAACGGCTGAGGTCAAATTTAGTCTGTTcgcattcaaaaaaaaaaaaacacacacacacacacaaaacattgAACCTAAAAACAGCCCCTTTGTCTTACCGAGGACCCTCCCCGcggccagcccagcctcctTTGTAACCCCCCTCCCCATCAGCCCCATCCGCTGGTAAAAACCCCCGGCGAGGGCGAGCGCGGGGCAGCGTCGGCGCAGCTTTGGGATGCCAAGGCTGAGCCCACGCTCCCGGCAAGGGACCTGGGATCCGGCACCGGCGCTCTGCAGCCAGCGCACgcaggtgccggggggggctgccggggggctgccggggggcagGGGTGTCAGAGATAGGGCCGTGGGGCCAGCTGAGCAGAGCAAAGGGGAATTTTCCCGCCCGCCCCAGAAGAATTTCgcatttttttggtattttggggggtttgACGCTCTTTGCGGAAAAGCTGGGAAATGCCGCCGGGACCAAAACTTCctctgaaaagttattttttttcagcaaagcttATTTTGGTTGGCGGAAGGGTGAGGAGGCAACCGGTAGGTGCTCACGgggtttctctctctcttccagtCTCCCTCCGAGTCTAGGAGTCAAAAATGGGCcggaaaaaaatacagatcagCCGAATACTGGACCAGCGGAACCGGCAGGTAGGAGGAGAGGGGACCAGAAGGGACAAGGAGCCgcgaggctggggagggacgaAGGGAGGCGAAGCCGCTCGGCCCCTGGGGGTGTCGGAGCCTCCAAAGCCTGGAGattttgggtgctggggggggaaaggagagggcGGCAGGGCCGCGGCGGTGGCCCTGGGGCAGCGCCGTGTCCCCTTCCCCACAGGTGACCTTCACCAAGCGTAAATTCGGGCTGATGAAGAAGGCGTACGAGCTGAGCGTGCTGTGCGACTGCGAGATCGCCCTCATCATCTTCAACAGCACCAACCGCCTCTTCCAGTACGCCAGCACCGACATGGACAAGGTGCTGCTCAAGTACACGGAGTACAGCGAGCCCCACGAGAGCCGCACCAACTCCGACATCCTCGAGGTagcgccggggggcggcgggggggggggcgggggtcgggcagggcaggggaccCCGCTCACCGCCCCGCACCCCGCAGACGCTGAAGcgcaaggggctggggctggacaGCCACGAGCTGGAGCTGGACGAGGGGCTGGACGCCGGCGAGAAGATGCGGAAGCTGAACGAGGGCATGGACCTGACGGTGGCACGGCCCCGCTTTTACGTGAGTCGCTTCCACACCACGACACTGGGGGACAGGagccgtgtccccagccccagccctgaccCCAATCCTGTTTCACCCCGCAGAGCCCGGTGCCGCTGCCCGAGGCATCCTACGGCAGCTCCCCGCCAGCGGGCGGTGATGGAGCcctgagcagcaccagcagctccccgcAGAGCCagggccgcccgcccgccttCAAACCATCAGCACCGAAGCTCTCGGGGCGCTCTCCAGGACCGATGCCCCCAGGTAGGCTCAGATGTTACCCGGCTGCATGTGGGTGGCTTCGCAGCGGGGACGAGGTCCCCCCGACGGACACCTCGCTGGCCCCGTAGGGATTTTCCAGGCCGGACGCCGCATGCAAAGCTCCTCTCGCAGCATCTCCCGGGGATTTACcaggagcggggcaggggcgGGCGCGTGGGCAGGTAGCGCCCGCCGCAGCTGCGGAAACGCCACCGGCTTCTGGCCTCCCTCCAGCTGCTTCCTGCGCGCTGCTGAGTCACGGCCGCCGCGCACCCAGGTGGCCCCGGGCACCCTGCACCCATGCCTCGCGCTCCCTCCTGTGcggcagagctggagctggctgcgAGGGGCTCTCCCCGCCCGGCGGGGCTGGCACGggtctgggtgctgctgggtgccccccGAGCTTCCGCCACCCTGGGGCGGGGCAGCAAAAAAGGGGCTGGAGAAAATGGTGCTGAGGCTTGACCAGTGGAAACCCCCTCCCGGGCGGGTAGGAGGTGGCACGGGGGTGGCCGGGCCATGGGTGGCTTTGCCACAACCGGGATGGGCTGAGCCGCCGCGGCTCGGCGCTGCTCCCGGTGCAGGATGTGGGCACGCGGCGTGCCCACCTTGGACGGCCATGACCTGGCCGGGGAGGTGGCGGTGCCACAGGATGTCCCCCCGCTGCTCCGCGGGGAGCTGAGCCGCGAGGGCTGCCCGCAGCGGGGTCCGGACGGGGAGCTTTGCACCCTGCTGGTTCCCGGGGCCAGATCCGGCCGTCGCCTTCGTTTCCGCTCGCAGCGCGCGGCCGTGGCCGCAGCGGGCCGGGGGTGGCCGCCGCAGCCCAGGTGCGCCCAGGGCCGCGCGCAGGATGTGGCTTTGCAGGAGCGCGGCACCGTGCATGCACGCACGGGCACCCACCGGGGACGAGGGCACCGGGGCCAccggctgcagccccggggACCCCTGAGGATGGGAGCCCGATGGTTCCACATCCTTCGGTGCCACCCACGCATCCTCCTGTCCCTCTGTCCGTGCAGGTATCGGCtatcccctcttcccccccggCGGCCTGAACCGAGCCCTGGCCACCAAGACGCCGCCGCCGCTGTACCTGGGAGCCGACGGCCGGCGCGGCGAAGCCCACGGCAGCCTGGCCAGCGGCAGGAGCGGCGGCAGCGCGGCGGTGAGTGACACCAAGGGACTCTGCGGCACCCAGGGacagtgctgctgggggggggggagcccagCCCCGATATATCCCCATAGATTCAAGACCCCAAATGTGCAGCTCCCAGCTTCTGGATCTCCAGGGTGCTCCTGATGGCTGGGGGACAGTGCCAGGAGGATGCTCGGTGGCCTTGTCCCactgtgtcccctccccagctgtggCACCATGGGAGATGCCTGATGCGGGGTCCCTCTGTCCCCTGGCTCACTGTATGTCCCACCAAGTCACCCATGCCTgtcgccccccccggggccacAGAGGTGCCTCCCCCCCAAATTCAGCAAGGAGCTGCTCTGATCCGCTCCCGTCTCCTCCAACCCCGGGGCtttgctgcggggctggggagggaaagggagcaccacagcccccccctggggggctcagcagcacaaagtctgaccgggggggggacaccttTGCATCCCACAGAGGCCGCTGTACCCCGGTCTGCAGACCCTGAGCCCCGTGCTTGCACCGGGCAGCGCCGGCATCCCCAACCACAGCCTCTCCGGCTTCCCCTTCCTCGCCCCGGCACAAGCGGGTAAGTCCTGGCCCCGTGCCCCAGGAGGGTCGAAGCCCTCCCCCCCATATCCTGCTCACTTTTCCCCCCCCTGCTCTGCAGAGTATGGGGCTGGCgaggccccgccgccccccggcttcctgcagcccggccccccggcTTCGTGGCAGCCCCCGCGGGACATGGCAGCGCTGGGGTAAGGACCGCCAccgggctggggacacgggacaGCAGGGGACAGGGTCTGGCAACGGGGTGAGGGACGGGGGGATTTAGGGTT is from Anser cygnoides isolate HZ-2024a breed goose chromosome 27, Taihu_goose_T2T_genome, whole genome shotgun sequence and encodes:
- the MEF2B gene encoding myocyte-specific enhancer factor 2B, whose protein sequence is MGRKKIQISRILDQRNRQVTFTKRKFGLMKKAYELSVLCDCEIALIIFNSTNRLFQYASTDMDKVLLKYTEYSEPHESRTNSDILETLKRKGLGLDSHELELDEGLDAGEKMRKLNEGMDLTVARPRFYSPVPLPEASYGSSPPAGGDGALSSTSSSPQSQGRPPAFKPSAPKLSGRSPGPMPPGIGYPLFPPGGLNRALATKTPPPLYLGADGRRGEAHGSLASGRSGGSAARPLYPGLQTLSPVLAPGSAGIPNHSLSGFPFLAPAQAEYGAGEAPPPPGFLQPGPPASWQPPRDMAALGASARIVPAEDAAPGSSPQHHAISIKSERVSPGLGCPSGTPQPPPGSLASLSEASRGSGDLQPRDDYAKGYPYPLGPPRPLAEEQRATVPVPPRRAQAVEGWQR